TGCAAGTGACCTTGACCTGGAGCAAGTTGCACGAATTTGGTTGGATTTGAACAGAAAACCTCAGACGCTGAGCTAAGTGGGAAACTTGAAAGAGAAACGAAGATAAAAACATGTgctttttatttcctaatttagcAATTTATTCGCACATTAGGGTTACCTAGGGTTTCTTTAGTATAAATGCCTAATATTTCAGAAGAGAACAACATTCATCATTATTATTCAGGCAAAGCAAATATGAAACTGCGCAAATAGCACGACTACTCATTGCCAAAGTGAAATCACCATCCTCCTCCGCTTCGGCCTAGTTGAACATGAAACTTGCTAGAATGCTGCAGGAATTTGGCATCTTTTACTCACCGAACCCAGTCAAAGGATTTGAACGAAGTAATTCTATTTTTGATGAGCCCAACAACGCAAAGTAAGTTCATAAGCATTGTGTTTTAGCGGATTATACTTGGGAAAAGCGAGGGTGACGAATTTCTttgttatatattttatatccCTGATATGTTAGGGTTCTTCTCATCATGGCGTTTCTACTTTTCTCGGCAGCTTTTTCGGGTACATCGTCATCGAACCAATGAAAAAGGTCCACCATATGATTTCGTCTCGAATGCTGACAACAAAGCCACGTGTCGCCTACCCGAAAGCGGAGTTGCCCACGTCGTCTCCATCAGTGGAGGTGAAATGAGGTGACTCTTGACGAGGAAGTCTTTTAGAGAGAGCGgcagaaggaggagagagacgTCGGTTCAGAGAGAATTCGGAAAGCAAGACACGAGATTGCCGGAGGCTGTAGGCGGAGTAGaagcggcgacgacgacgacggtggCGCTTGGCCGCTTGggaaaagaacagagagagtTAGGAAATTACTACTAGGGTCGGCTGCAGATTCCAGGCCGACAGAGTTGGGTCCCGTATCTGCTCATTTTCGTGTAAAAAGACAAACGAAAGCAAAACAACAGAACCTACATGCATGGCATGTCCCCATGCTATCAATTCAAAGCCCGTTGCGTGACTCACGGACGGTCTTGAATGATCTCGGCTGCGTGTGCATCCGTGTCATTGCGTCGTGTGTGTGCGTGACgattttaaggttttttctTGTTTGACCGAGAATATCGGAAGCGGATACGCATACGGATCGCGAGACTTTCCGCTGGAAACCTaagtgctgctgctgctgctgctgctgctcgaGCTGGAAAGGAATAATTTAGGATGCATATTGTCGATTAACTATGACCTAAGTACCACCTACTCCCATGTCTAGTTTGGATCTTATTATAACTGGAAGTGAAGTCAAGTCTGTCCAGCGAACATATCAATGGTGACTAGGAAATTTTGTCTGCTTATTGTGGGTCTTTTGCGGCAGacttttgttgattttatcGTCACTTTGGGAAGTATTGTATGCTAAGGGGAAAAGGCTAGAACAGGAAACATTTGTTCCGGTGCGTATTCCATTCGTATCAAATTCATCTTCGACTTCCTAGTGCGCCGAGTTTAATATACAGCATAAAGATATATTCGATACTCAATCATTTACGTGTCCCGGTACTATTGTCTGGTCGGATTTAGAGGTACCGTTCCTATAAATTGGAACTCATCCGCCGATTATAAATACAAGGGAGAATTCTAAAAAGAGATCTGAAATGCCCTATTTCTCTTAAATAAGAACCTGAAGTaaaccttattttaaataagaacctaaagtgccattattttctcaaataatgacttaaAGTTGATgttgtttcaaatgagaatCTGAAGTAATTATGTTTATTTCAGATAAAGGCTTGAGTGGTTATGTCCATTGCAAATAAAGACCTAACTTTTCGACGGTCAAGGATATTTTCGTGATTTGTCAATTTcccccctttttccttcttctttttttggttattcttcttcctctttgccaATGGCCGGCTAGCCACTGACAATGCCCATAGAGGGCTAGGCGATGGTCGCCCTCACTAGCGAGAGCCACCCATGCTGGCCACAGGTGAGGGATAGCCTCGCCTAAGTAAGGCGACCCTCACCCAGGGGCCATTCGCGAGGTTGGCCCTTGCAACCCTAGGTGAGACCGATCTagtgagggtggcctcgcccacGATCAACGAGGGCTGGGTGACcagcaaagagaaagaagaagaatcagaagaaaaaaaaaaaaggtaagaaaaaaaggaagaaatgagTGGGGGAGGGAATgccaaatgacgaaaatacccttAATTGGTCGGAAAATTTAACCAGTAAGTGACCAGTGAggttgggtccttatttgaaacgaCCAAAACCAATTtgagcctttatttgaaacaactaaaATCAcctcaggtccttatttgaaacaaagtctatttcgaatccttatttgagaaaaagaaggCCCTTTAGGttcctttttggaattttccccaGATACAATCCTCATCTGCTTAGATAAGACTTGGAACAAATCGGAGCAAAACAGGGAGGCTTGCCCATGTGCTAGCGGCAGATGCAACTAACCTTACCaacatttgaatttttccactttttcttttcttgtcatTATGCGTGTGTAACGTGTAATTGAATaagatgaaaggaaattgtGTGGATAAGGACCTTATCTGCTTTTACTTGCCCAGGTCTTGATTGGTTGTTTAGGTTGGTCCCTCTTGTGTTGCGATGTTTCCGAACGAGAGATCCTTTGTCCGGACAACCTGATAACTCTATCATAGCATTGCTGTCCCTGTCTTTCTTTAGCTAATCAAGAGGGCGTTAATCGGATAACCATGGCTCTGTCAGCAACATGCTTATACTCCCCTTCTCCATCTCTTACTATTAGAGATTCGGCAATCTCCCGTTCAGCTGCGAATGGCACTGAAAGGACCCGAAGCTACCACTGAAAATGAGTAGGTTTCTTGCTTGCCATGACCTCATTTGAGTAGCTTCACCAATCTATGGTCATCTGCTCTAATCAGCCACTAAACCTTCCAAGTCACCTATCAAACGAATTGTCGTCGCCCCCCTGTGGATAAGCCAATCACTTAGTTATTCACAACATTTTGCTCTCATGTGTAGTTTTCAACTTCATAACAGCCAATCATAGTGCGCCATTTATGTATATAGCTCATGTGCGGGCTTTGAGGCAAATACTAATGTTCCACAGCTCTCCAATCTGTTCGGTTAAGCAAAATTATACATCGGGATCGTCCTGCTTCGTTATTTCAATGTGCTCCGAGAACTATGGACGGGCTTCGCCGTGATTTTACCAAAACAAGGAGATGTCAGAGTAGTTTGCCCTGGTTGTCAAGATTGGTCGCGGGACTCGCCCACAGTATCAGGGGTCGCAATGGGATTGTGTACCTGCCAAGCTTCTAAGTCACCATGTCTCAAAAAGTTACAGGAATTAGACCCACGATTGAATTAGCTCTCTCCAAACTAGGTACTGTTGGCAGGACAAGTTCTTCATGATATGAGATCTTGAATTTGACGGTCCCGTTGGACCTGCTTAACCTAAGAGTGGGAACAAATTCTTAAAGATCCCGATGCGTGCGAGTCCTTGGAATTTAGTGAATCCGACATAGCCTAAACGATTTAAGAGATGGGATGTACCCCGCTCTCACGTATCCAGTGCCGTCAAGAATGTCTCCGTCAGCAGGCAATCAGGGAAAAAGCCAGCTTCGGAAATGTGGGAGAGCAAACCATACGTATTATGACAGTGATGATCAATTGAAATTAAAAGgctataatttaaataaaacatataaaaaccGACTCGTGATTGCAAAGGTGTTAGACGAATGATGTTCCAATCATGAGGGGTTAAAAGGTCTAGAAAAGAAGTCGTATAAAGTACTCGTCGAGGTTTGTGGGTATTACAACGATCGTTTGGTGAGAAAGCGACCTGCAAAGTCGCCTgttttctcctccttctttttttatttttcaaatttatttattcctttttgaCGTGTTCTAAAAGCAGTGAAAGATGGAGATTCTGCTGTCTAAAATCGGATATGCATTACAGATTCGCCACCAAAGCAAGCTTTGGGGTAATTAAACTTTGGCTTCCGAGATTTTGCATCAAACACATGGTAGACAGCAAAATTCATGATCTTCTCGTGCACATTGCGGAGATGGACCACTACCAGCACCAGCACAAGAAAGGGAAATCGCACCAGTCGCGTGTACCCCGTGACTAGATGAGAACCAGCCCTGTTTGGCACACTGCATTTTTTTGCAGCTAGCGGCACCTGTCCCTCCATGTTAGCGATCCGATGAACACAACCCATGGACACACCTAACCTCGTGAATAACCACTAACCGACATCACTTAGAGGTTGAGTTCTCCAGGAAATCCCTGATGAGCACCATTCGGCGAGGCCGTGCAACATAGGAAATGCATAGCATCCTCAAAAGTCGGAGACCGGATCATACACAGTTTTTGGGCGGCGAGTGACAGCTACAACAGCCAGTAATCAATCGAAACAAGTCGATAAGGCATTGAAGTGACAATGTGAGGACCATTACCAACGTGGTACACTTGTACTTCTGGACCAGCGGATTTATGTTCCATCAAACACCTAAGCCTTGTTTTGGAGCAAGTAATGTCGGCCACCTTGGTGACCCAcagggagaaggagagagtaGATCAACCACAAAAGCGTCGGGTCCACTATCTATTTAGGTAGAGGACTCTTAACACCGACGAAAAGATAAAACAGAAGACATTATTGGTCAATCTAAAGTACTCGATATTGCAAATGAGTCCTCTACGTGATTCTTGCCATAAATCCCTTTTGCACATCAAGAAGTTCCCGTGCGTGCCATTTAACTGTGTCGTTTGAATGAGGCCTCTACATCAGATCAAGCAGAAGAGGCAAAACTAGCAACTGCACTGCCGTTAGGAGGTGCAACTGAAACACTGCAGATGTTGCCTATCCTGTTCCTCCTTAGAGCATCTGGGAGCACGCCGGCCTTATGAGCTGCAATAACACCTATTGCTTCCCAGTAATTAGACACCTTTACCTGTACAGACAATTGACGTTGTCACATGCTTTTCAGTGGGTACGGATAATCGTAAGTCATGAAGAGAGGATGCCATCACATAGagtttccttttctctttgtttccgCGACTTATCAGTGCATAAAAATTAGCCATTGGGAAAGTCACAGATCAAGAGTCCACCAGCTTTACATAAAACTTTCTGCAAAGGGAGAAGTGTCGGATGCCCCAAACTTAATATGCCTTAAGAAGTAAAGCAATGGAGATAtgattttattgatattattgGGTCTCAAAACTACCCTTTTAGTCCTAACTAACGAAGCCCTTACTGAAGGGCATAACTGTGTTTTTGAAGCTTTGAATCCAGTTATTGCATCTcttgagaaacaaaaataagGCAGTTGACAATCCGACTGCCATAAAACTTTTCTCATAATGTTTCATTGGATCTCAACACAAAAGATtatgaaagaagagaatgagCTAGGCTTCAGTTTCATACCGCTTCAATCTGTAGCTTGTCTGGTGTGTCACTGAGAACTGTTTCATTCTCCTCCACAACGATTATCAGTGGCTGAAATAAGTATagagagaaaaattttgaataacaCTCCTTTTGGCTATATACAAGGTAACCtgattgccttttcttttgagtAATGAGATCAAGTCTTTTCTGTTTACACAACTTTGGAGAGAATTTTAGCAGAAAGCAGTATTGCATTAGTACAAttaccttctttttccttcttgcgAAAGCAAGAGCACCATCACCTCCACAAGCATCTATAGGAAGAACAACACTATCAACATCACTGCTTAATATGCACCTTTTCTCCATAAACTCCGATTTGTCGACTAAGTACTGAGGTGCATTGCTTAGCCCGGCAAGCACGCAAGGAAGGAATGTATATCCTAACTACAAAACCCATACATTATGACTCAGGATAGTAAAAATATACATAGACCCGCATTAAGCACAAAGAATCAGACAAGCATGAGCCCTTGTAAATGCACAAAAATCCATAATGCTTTGAAAAAGTCTCTGAGCGTTTCATATAGTTGCAGCCCAAGACCAGTATGGTCTCCAGAAGCTAATTTTATAAGTTGTAAGAATGTAACGAGACATTTCTCCACCCGACATAGCATTTTGAAAGTTCTATGAAAAGatagaaatcaagaaaaaaccCTGAGAAGGATTTTGACCTTCATCTCAAGCTAGAAACAGAATAAGTTAGAATGCAAAGATGAAACCTTGATAAGAGAATTTTCACCATCAACCCATGAGATTAATTTGGATTCTTtggaaggaacaaaagaatggaagaaGCTGCAAGAATGGCCATCTaagcattcttgaatttttgagaACATAGGAACAAGTTGCTAGACATTCTCTATTCTGGTGGATCTTGTGTCATAATTATAGCATCCACTGAGCCAGCAGTTTAAACACTGTCTAATTCACTACTAAGATATTCTGGCTTGTCCATAAGATTATTCACAATATTTCCAACAGGCATATAAAGTAAAGGTAACGTTATATGCATGTGCATGCGTCCATGACAGGGTACACAGCCACCGACCCACCTGCACCAACAACCAATACACTTACTTTCGCACACACGCACCaacagatagagagagattgTTTCCATAGAAGCACTGACCTCCTCTGCAGCCGAtttcggggagagagagaggctgaggGGCAGGGGCGACATAGCAGGAGCATGAGCACAGGGTATCTGAAACTCCTTTACCACCAAATGACTTATAAGTGCCTCAACTCCCGCTATATCATCTATTCCCTGAACAGAGTAGATAATTGATGAGGAGAAGTACTCTGTTAAGAGCCCGTAAAGCTACAGAGGAGATCATTTCCATACACAAATAATCTATAATGAAGTTGGCTTCCTTTCAAGCTCTGATTGAAAAAAACTTATGATCAGACAGGGAATGAGGAATCACAATTAATTGATACATACCATCCCTTGTCGATAATCATCctgaagaaaagaatctgttttcttatctctcatagagtgattacaatgagtataaatacatgaacagagaatctaaattaggtaagaaacctatatagataaagatcctaagttgcctctaatatctatcaatatctaatttacagcaatcagaataaaaaacaaatcacataatatcacgtaatataatcacgtaatataatcaggagaaattctagaagatttcctaatacattccaacactccccctcaagctggctTGAAGATGTCTTCCATAGACAGCTTGTTCACTAGACGAATGAATTGCCTTCTATGTAATCCCTTGGTCAGAATGTCAGCAGTCGATCATCACTTGAAATATACGGCATACAAATTAGTCCgctatcaagtttttctttgatgaagtgttTATCAACTTCCACATGCTTTGTCCGTTCATGTAACACGGGATTATGAGCAATTGCGATTGCTGCCTTATTGTCGCAATATACTTTCATTGGTATGGAACTTGGAATTTGTAGTTCATCTAAGATACCTTTAATCCACATAACTTCGCATACACCATGTGCTACTGATCGAAATTCAGCTTCAGCACTACTTCTTGCCACCACACTCTGCTTTTTACTCTTCCAAGTGACTAAATTACCACCAACAAACGTGCAGTAGCCTGAAGTAGATCTCCTATCCATAGTACTTCCAGCCCAATCTGCATCGGTGAACACCTCAATTTCCAGATGTCCATGTTTTTCAAACATTAGACCCTTACCAGGACTTCCCTTCAAGTAGCGTAAAATTCTATATACCGCTTCAAAATGCCTTGGCCCTGGTGAGTGCATGAACTGACTCACCATACTTACAGCAAACGATATATCAGGTCGAGTATGAGATAAGTAAATAAGTCGACCAACAAGCCTTTGATACCTTTCTCGGTCTATTACTTCTTCAGCCTTGGCAAGTTCAAGCTTCATATTTGGTTCCACGGGGTCTCTGCTGCTTTACATCCTAATAGACCTGTCTCTTTAAGCAGATCAAGAACATATTTGCGTTGGTTTATAAAAATGCCCTTTTGGATCTCGcaaattctattccaagaaaatatttcaaggcACCCAAATCCTTAACTTCAAACTCCTCAGCCAACTTcccttgcaagcttttcaaCTCAACTTTGTCATCACCGGTtaatattatatcatcaacatagacgaTTAGAATTGCACGCTTACCTTCCTTTGAGTGTTTATAGAATAGAGTGTGGTCTCCTTGACTTTGGTGATAGCCAAATCTTTTAACCACCTTCCCGAATCGTTCAAACCACGCTCTTGGagattgtttaagtccatacaacGACTTTTTTAATCTGCAAACTTTGCCTTCAGTTTCGCAAAACCTGGTGGTAAACTCATAAAcacttcttcctccaagtcaccattcaagaatgcattcttcACGTCTAACCGATGTAAGGGCCAATCAAATGTAGCAGCCAAAGATAGTAAAATTCGAACAGAATTTATCTTGGCAAGCGGGGCAAAAGTCTCCGATAGTCTACTCCATAAGTCTGAGTGAACCCCTTTGCCACTAACCTTGCTTTATACCGCTCAACACTCCCATCGGGTTTACATTTTACAGTAAatacccatttacagccaacgatctttttttcttctggtgTATCAACCAACTCCCATGTGCCATTCTTCTTAAGTGCAAGCATTTCATCCTCAACAGCCATCTTCCACTTTGGATCCTTCAAAGCTTCATggatatttctaggaatagatatGTGAGACAGATTTGACACAAATGCTCTATGATGATGAGATAACTTTTGGAATGACACATGTTTTGATATAGGATGCTTAGTACATGATCTAACTCCTTTTCTAAGAGCTATAGGCATATCAAGATTAGAAGCATTAGTATCAGAATTTAAGATAGGaatggagggaaaaagagtACTACTAGGATCACCGATGACGAAGGCAAGAGATCATCTCTCGGGGTTGTAGACGGATGAGGCTCCGGACAAAGTTCGATCTGCaatattttgaagagttttCCTTCTAGTATAAACCTGAAGCTCGGGCTTATTGATCACATtgtgatcttgaactttttctcCCCTATCTTTGACACATCAAGATTTGGCAGAGGTGTTTTtcgaagattcaaacaaaggattAGGAAGGACGGAGAGTTAATCTCTTCACTAACTTCGCCATTCTCCCCGAAGagatttgttagaaaaaaaCGGTTGTGACTCGATAAATGTTACATCCATAGTGATATGAGTTTTACCGTATGTGGATTGTAACACTTGTAACCTCTTTGATTAGGTGCATACCCTATAAACACACACTTTTCAGCCCGAGGATCTAATTTAGATCGACACCGAATTGGGAGATGGACAAATGTAGTGCAACCAAACACCCTTAGAGGAATATCAGAAAAAATACGAGCTGTGGGGTACacttttttgaaacaatttaaggGAGTAGTGTAATTTAATACCCGAGTAGGCAACCTATTAATTAGATAAGATGCTGTTAGCACACTTCCCCCATAAGTATTTAGGTACATGCATTGAAAAACGAGAGGGCACGCGATACTTCAAGGAGATGGCGATTTTGCGTTCAGCAATGCCATTCTTGGGGGTGTAGTTCGGCAAGTTGACTGGTGAATGATGCCTTTTTCTGTCAAAAACTCCCCAAAAATTGGTTATAATATTCAGTACCATTATCGGTACGAAGAATACTAATAGTAGTACGGAATTGAGtcataaccatttgataaaattttgaacaatGACTCAACTTCAGATTTGGCGCTCATCAAGTATGTCCAACATaaacgggtatgatcatctataaaagtaacAAACCATCGTTTTCCGGTTTTTGTTGACATGGGTGAAGGACCCCAAACATCACTATGGATTAAGTAAAAAGGAGATGATGCACGATCTTGTTTTGGATTATAATGAGTACGATGACTTTTAGAAAAAGACAATTGTCACAATGTAGTGAAGAAACATCCACATCTTTgaacaaatgagaaaacaaatgtttcaaatatCTAAAGCTAGGATGGCCTAATCTATGATGCCAAACCATTATTTGTTCTTGAACGGGAAGAACTGAAAGTTCCATACGCCCGAGCTTTTTTATTAGAGACAAACTCTTCAAAATAGTAAAGACCATCCCTCATCCTAGCATTGCCAATCGTCTTCCCGAGATCTGATCCTGAAACTCACAAtgggaagcaaaaaaaaaaagacaacacgGCAATTAGACTCTTTAGAAAGTTTACTAACAGACAAGAGGCTGCAGGCTAACTTAGGAACATGCAGTACATTATGAAGTTTAATAGACTCGGAAAGTGGAACTAATCCTTTGCCTCGCAATAGATGAAAAACTCCCATCGGCAATCCGAATTTTTTGGTTGCCGGGACAAGGAATATAGGATTTGAACAAATATGGAAGATTAGTCATATGATTGGATGCCCCgaatcaatgatccaaggtACAGATTGTGAACAACAAGAGAGGGCATTTAGATTTCTACCTTGGTGGGCAATCGAAGCGGTAGGATTACCGATACGGACCCGGCTGAAGTAGTTGCGAAGATGGTTTAGTTGTTCTTTGCTGAAAGAGAATGCAGTGGCCTCATTAGCTGTAGGAGGCATACGCTGAGAAGACTTATTATCACGGCTAAATGAAGTTGGTCTCCTTGCTTCACTAGTTGTAGAAGCTGGACGGCCATGAATCCTCCAACAGTCTCCCAGTGTATGACGGGGTTTGTTGCAAAAATCACACCAAATACGAGGTTTCCCATCGATCTTCGCAAGTTAATGGGGATCTTGCTTATATTTGCCTCGGAAACTATTGTTGTAGGAACATGGCCCTTCTTGTCTTCAAATATAGTTAATGCTGAACCTTCAATGATCCATCCTTTCCGCCGGTAGCCGACTTGCCCAGCATTATTCCCCGTCTACTTTCTTCTCTCCGAACCTCGAAAGACCTCTCCAATAGGTGGAAGAGGCTGCTTCCCAAGTATTCTGCCCGTACTTCATCAAACTCATCTCTAAGCCCTGCTAGGAAAGCATAAATACGTTCTGCTTCTACAATTTTCTGTATCGATTACCATCTTCAATACACATCCACTCATGATCATTGAATACATCCAATTCCTGCCACAAACGTTTCAAGGAGTGAAAGTATTTTGTGACAGTTTCCTCTCCTTGTCGCATCTTCCCTAGCTTCAAGGTTAACTCGTAGATTTGAGATTGATTACCCAAATCTGAATACATCTCACACACCGCATCCCGAGTTCCTTTGCGGTATAATAGCCCAGATAATTTGCACCAATATCTTCTTCCATGGAGTTGGTCAGCCACGTCATAATCGCTGAATTCTCGCATCCCCGGACAGCCCAAGTGGGGTCATCATCCTTTGGTTCTGCATTATCTCCAGTCAGGATAGCCACTTTTTCCTCTACCCCGTATATACATTCGAACGGATTGAGACCaccgaaaaaaattatcaccatTCAGCTTTATGGAAGTGATCTGAATGGGATGAGCTTCGGTGAATTTTTGTAAGTGATGGAGGGTTAGATTGGGTGGTTGATGATTCGTCCGACATAGTGATcgaacgaaagaaaaaaaaaattactcgagGTGAATAGATGAAGGACCTTTGGGCTCAcgataccatgaagaaaagaatctgttttcttatctctcatagagtgattacaatgagtataaatacatgaacagagaatctaaattaggtaaaaacctatatagataaagatcctaagttgcctctaatatctatcaatatctaatttacagcaatcagaataaaaaacaaatcacataatatcacgtaatataatcacgtaatataatcaggagaaattctagaagatttcctaatacatTCCAACACATCCGTGTCATCCAAATCATCGTCGGGGAAGCGTCCCACAACAGCAATAGCATTTACCTTTCCTCTGCTTACTAAAGTTTGTACAGCTCTCAATAGTGCGCCAGGATGCTTGATCCTCCCAGTAGAATGACCATTCTCAGGATCAATCCATTTCTCCACCTGAAAATACAATTTATGAAGAGGAAGCCAAGCCTTGAAAGCATGAGTACTCATATCCATCACAAAAGGGTTGATGATGCTTCAATACCATAAAATGAAGCAACATAGAAGCAATTGAAGGAGACTGGGCAAGAAACACTCCGCAGTAAAGTGACACAGATAAATTTTAAAGCATAGCAAGCTTGTATACCAAAATATAATTACTGATCGATGAGAGCAAATGCACCATTGATCCACATTTAAAAACCATTGCATTTTGTAAAACAGTGCTCTTAGGGCATTGGCTAAGCTACATTTAATGTGCTTTCGCAAtgtattaagaaaaaaaaaaaagtaaggctCACATGTTCCAATGTCTTGTGATGTGTGAAAGTTACTAAAATTTTGTCATCTTTAATCTCTATTACCTATCAAATTAGTCTTAAATATAAATTCACTACACATAACAAGCTAAATGAGTGCCCCAAGAACAAGACTCTTTTAAGGTAGGGGAAAAGTGAACATATAGAggttaaaagaaaattagaacattatACCGGCATACGAGTTCAGATAAAGTAAAATGTCAGACCTCTAATGCGGTATCCGTGACAATATATTCCAGAACAGGCAAACCAAGTGAAGCTCGTGTTGCATCAGCGACTTGTAAGTGACGAACTCGAAGCTCTTCTTCTATTGCAGCATCAAGAACAAGACCAACCTTTGGTGTGTCACGAGTCCCACACATTCAGTTCATGAAGTACACAGAAGATGGCTGATGCTCTAAAGATAAAGGAAGTGCACTAGAACCTTATTTTGGTGAACAGGCTGCAGTGCCCATGAGCCTTCTGCAAACTGATCAAGAGCATGGCCTTCAACATATAACACATTAGGCATTGGCCAGTAGAGCATTGCTGCATTAAGAACCTGTTGAACAATGACATGTTAAATTATGCATCAGCATGTGTGATCATTGCAGAGTCAAAAAAGAAACATGCAACCAACAAATATAAGCACCCATGAACTGTTTCAgcagattgttttttttttttttttttttttggtaaggtaagattagtattgacttttaaccaaaaAGAACTTTACAGCAAAGTGATCTCAGCAccaacaaaacttgcactctTGGTGACAAACAAGTCATGaagagtggaagggtgccgagaGTAAAAGGGGAAGGGGGGAAACCAAAACAGCGGCAACCCTTAAACAAGCTTTACAAAGAAAGAT
This Eucalyptus grandis isolate ANBG69807.140 chromosome 7, ASM1654582v1, whole genome shotgun sequence DNA region includes the following protein-coding sequences:
- the LOC104453726 gene encoding uncharacterized lipoprotein syc1174_c, which translates into the protein MAVRLSRPFPSIGGGGSFVPNSRLSTTKPREICMASYHPSWKRDYTSVMIVPTGVGASIGGYAGDALPVARTLSSVVDCLISHPNVLNAAMLYWPMPNVLYVEGHALDQFAEGSWALQPVHQNKVGLVLDAAIEEELRVRHLQVADATRASLGLPVLEYIVTDTALEVEKWIDPENGHSTGRIKHPGALLRAVQTLVSRGKVNAIAVVGRFPDDDLDDTDDYRQGMGIDDIAGVEALISHLVVKEFQIPCAHAPAMSPLPLSLSLSPKSAAEELGYTFLPCVLAGLSNAPQYLVDKSEFMEKRCILSSDVDSVVLPIDACGGDGALAFARRKKKPLIIVVEENETVLSDTPDKLQIEAVKVSNYWEAIGVIAAHKAGVLPDALRRNRIGNICSVSVAPPNGSAVASFASSA